In the genome of Meles meles chromosome 4, mMelMel3.1 paternal haplotype, whole genome shotgun sequence, one region contains:
- the ATP5PF gene encoding ATP synthase-coupling factor 6, mitochondrial, with translation MILQRLFRFSSLIRSAVSVHLRRNIGVTAVAFNKELDPVQKLFVDKIREYRTKRQASGGPVDTGPEYQQDLERELFKLKQMYGKADMNTFPNFKFEDPKFEVIEKPQS, from the exons ATGATTCTTCAAAGGCTCTTCAGGTTCTCCTCTCTCATTCGGTCTGCGGTCTCAGTTCATTTGAGGAGGAACATTGGTGTTACAGCAGTGGCGTTTAATAAGGAACTTGATCCTGTACAGAAACTCTTCGTGGACAAGATTAGAGAATACAGAACTAAACGACA GGCATCTGGAGGACCGGTTGATACTGGCCCAGAGTACCAGCAAGACCTAGAGAGGGAACTTTTTAAGCTTAAGCAGATGTATGGTAAAGCAGACATGAATACATTCCCCAACTTCAAATTTGAAG atccTAAATTTGAAGTCATTGAAAAACCCCAGTCCTga